A window of the Radiobacillus deserti genome harbors these coding sequences:
- the prfA gene encoding peptide chain release factor 1 — protein MIDQLQSLEDRYEKLNELLSDPEVINDTKKLREYSKEQSDLQEVVQAYREYKTTTSELDDAKVMLEDNLDDDMYEMVKMEIGELSEQKEELEERLKVLLLPKDPNDDKNVIMEIRGAAGGDEAALFAGDLFRMYSRYAETQGWKIDVMEANTTGVGGYKEIIFMINGQGAYSKLKYENGAHRVQRVPETESGGRIHTSTATVVVMPEAEEVEIDIHEKDIRVDTFASSGPGGQSVNTTMSAVRLTHMPTGIVVSIQDEKSQIKNKEKAMKVLRARIYDKFQQEAQAEYDETRKTAVGTGDRSERIRTYNFPQNRVTDHRIGLTIQKLDQILEGKIGEVIDALLIEEQTKKLEQIGE, from the coding sequence GTGATTGATCAACTACAATCACTGGAAGATCGCTATGAGAAGCTAAATGAGCTCCTAAGTGATCCAGAAGTCATTAATGATACGAAAAAACTAAGAGAATATTCGAAAGAACAATCAGACTTACAAGAAGTCGTGCAAGCATACCGCGAATATAAAACGACGACATCCGAACTAGACGATGCCAAGGTAATGCTAGAAGATAATTTAGATGATGATATGTATGAAATGGTGAAGATGGAGATTGGAGAGCTCTCGGAACAGAAGGAAGAGTTAGAGGAACGCCTGAAGGTTCTTCTTCTTCCCAAAGACCCTAATGATGATAAGAACGTTATTATGGAAATCCGCGGGGCTGCTGGTGGAGATGAGGCGGCCTTATTTGCTGGGGATTTATTTAGAATGTACTCACGTTATGCGGAGACACAAGGCTGGAAAATAGATGTTATGGAAGCTAATACGACTGGTGTAGGTGGGTATAAAGAAATTATCTTTATGATCAATGGCCAAGGAGCATATTCCAAACTGAAATATGAAAATGGAGCCCATCGTGTCCAACGTGTGCCGGAAACGGAGTCTGGTGGAAGAATTCACACCTCCACCGCTACTGTTGTTGTAATGCCAGAAGCGGAAGAGGTTGAAATAGACATTCATGAAAAAGATATTCGAGTAGATACATTTGCATCAAGTGGACCAGGGGGTCAAAGTGTAAATACAACGATGTCTGCTGTACGTTTGACCCACATGCCAACAGGAATTGTGGTGTCGATTCAAGATGAGAAATCACAAATTAAAAACAAAGAAAAAGCAATGAAAGTACTACGTGCACGTATTTATGATAAGTTCCAACAAGAAGCACAAGCGGAATATGATGAAACGAGAAAAACGGCAGTAGGTACTGGAGATCGCTCGGAGCGAATCCGCACATACAATTTCCCTCAAAACCGAGTTACAGATCACCGAATTGGCTTAACCATCCAAAAGCTTGATCAAATATTGGAAGGGAAAATCGGAGAAGTCATTGACGCGTTACTGATAGAAGAACAAACGAAAAAATTGGAACAGATCGGTGAGTAA
- a CDS encoding thymidine kinase yields the protein MYVMKQSGWVEIICGSMFSGKSEELIRRIRRATYGKLSVKVFKPAIDSRYSEESVVSHNGNAILAVPVHSSEEILEHIDETIDVIGIDEVQFFDEKIVNIVDQLADSGYRVIAAGLDSDFRGEPFGPMPKLMALSESVTKLNAICPVCGSPASRTQRLINGKPASYDDPIILVGASESYEPRCRHHHEVPNKPRQLTIQTANALK from the coding sequence GTGTATGTTATGAAACAAAGTGGATGGGTAGAAATTATTTGTGGAAGTATGTTCTCGGGAAAATCTGAGGAGTTGATTCGTCGCATCCGCCGTGCTACATACGGAAAATTATCAGTAAAAGTATTCAAGCCAGCGATTGATAGCCGTTATTCGGAAGAGTCTGTTGTATCTCACAATGGGAATGCAATCCTAGCGGTACCGGTCCATTCATCAGAAGAGATTTTGGAACACATTGATGAAACAATTGATGTAATTGGAATCGATGAAGTGCAATTTTTTGATGAAAAGATTGTGAATATTGTTGATCAATTAGCGGACTCCGGTTATCGCGTTATAGCGGCAGGATTAGATTCAGATTTCCGTGGAGAACCGTTTGGTCCAATGCCAAAATTAATGGCTTTAAGTGAATCGGTAACGAAGTTAAATGCTATTTGCCCAGTATGTGGGTCACCTGCAAGTAGAACACAGCGATTAATTAATGGAAAACCTGCATCCTATGACGATCCAATTATTTTAGTAGGTGCATCTGAATCGTATGAGCCTAGATGTCGTCACCATCATGAGGTTCCAAATAAACCCAGGCAATTAACCATTCAAACAGCAAATGCTTTGAAATAG
- a CDS encoding type B 50S ribosomal protein L31: MREGIHPEYKKVVFLDTSSDFKFLSGSTKTSEETIEWEDGNTYPLIRVEISSASHPFYTGKQKADTAGGRVDRFKKKYNLS; encoded by the coding sequence ATGAGAGAAGGAATTCATCCAGAATACAAAAAAGTAGTATTCCTTGATACAAGCTCTGATTTCAAGTTTCTAAGTGGTTCTACTAAGACCTCTGAAGAAACGATCGAGTGGGAAGATGGCAACACTTACCCATTGATCCGTGTTGAAATTAGTTCGGCTTCACATCCTTTCTACACAGGCAAACAAAAAGCTGATACAGCTGGTGGCCGTGTGGATCGCTTTAAGAAAAAATATAATCTTAGCTAA
- the rho gene encoding transcription termination factor Rho yields the protein MAELTISQLETFTLKELYAKAREFKVSYYAKLTKKELIFAILKAQAEKDGFLFMDGILEIIQSEGFGFLRPINYSPSAEDIYISASQIRRFDLRNGDKVSGKVRPPKENERYYGLLHVDLVNGENPEIAKERVHFPALTPLYPDRLMRLETDTKNISTRIIDLLSPVGYGQRGLIVAPPKAGKTMLLKQIANSISINHPEAKLIILLVDERPEEVTDIERSVHPDVDVVSSTFDEVPENHIKVSELVLERAMRLVEHKKDVIILMDSITRLARAYNLVIPPSGRTLSGGIDPAAFHRPKRFFGAARNIEEGGSLTILATALVETGSRMDDVIYEEFKGTGNMELHLDRNLAQRRIFPAIDVLRSGTRKEELLLPKDHLEMAWTLRKSMQDSQEFIERFFKKLRSTKNNEEFIQKVEEEMKRKGTARKS from the coding sequence GTGGCAGAATTAACGATTTCCCAGTTGGAAACATTTACATTAAAGGAATTGTATGCCAAGGCAAGGGAATTTAAAGTTTCCTATTATGCAAAGCTAACGAAGAAAGAACTTATATTTGCGATTCTAAAGGCGCAAGCAGAAAAAGACGGGTTTTTATTTATGGATGGAATTTTGGAAATTATCCAATCGGAAGGCTTCGGTTTCTTACGTCCGATTAACTATTCTCCAAGTGCTGAAGATATTTACATATCTGCATCCCAAATTAGACGTTTTGATCTTCGTAATGGGGACAAGGTATCTGGTAAAGTTCGTCCTCCAAAAGAAAATGAACGATACTATGGTCTATTACACGTAGACCTAGTTAACGGAGAAAATCCAGAGATTGCAAAGGAACGTGTTCACTTTCCAGCATTAACCCCTCTCTATCCAGATCGTTTAATGCGATTAGAAACAGATACAAAAAACATTTCTACACGTATTATCGATTTGTTATCTCCTGTTGGTTATGGGCAGCGTGGGCTCATCGTAGCACCACCAAAGGCCGGAAAAACAATGCTTTTAAAACAAATTGCAAATAGTATTTCCATCAATCATCCTGAAGCGAAATTAATCATTTTACTAGTAGATGAACGCCCGGAAGAGGTAACCGACATTGAACGTTCTGTTCACCCTGACGTAGACGTGGTAAGTTCTACCTTTGATGAGGTTCCAGAAAATCATATTAAGGTTTCGGAACTTGTATTGGAACGTGCGATGCGTTTGGTGGAGCATAAAAAAGACGTCATTATTTTGATGGATAGTATTACGCGTTTGGCGCGTGCTTATAATCTAGTTATTCCACCGAGTGGTAGAACCTTATCTGGAGGGATTGACCCAGCGGCGTTTCACCGTCCTAAGCGTTTCTTTGGTGCAGCGCGTAACATTGAGGAAGGTGGAAGTCTCACGATTCTTGCAACCGCATTAGTAGAGACAGGCTCTCGTATGGATGACGTAATCTATGAAGAATTCAAGGGTACAGGTAATATGGAATTACACCTAGATCGTAATCTGGCTCAACGTCGAATCTTCCCAGCTATCGATGTATTGCGCTCTGGTACGAGAAAAGAAGAACTTTTACTTCCGAAAGACCATCTGGAAATGGCATGGACGTTACGTAAATCGATGCAGGACTCTCAAGAGTTCATCGAACGTTTCTTCAAGAAGCTTCGTTCAACGAAAAATAATGAAGAATTCATTCAAAAAGTAGAAGAAGAAATGAAACGTAAAGGAACAGCTAGAAAATCCTGA
- the glpX gene encoding class II fructose-bisphosphatase has translation MERSLSMELVRVTEAAALSSARWMGRGKKDEADDAATTAMRDVFDTIPMRGRVVIGEGEMDEAPMLYIGEKLGTGDGPEVDVAVDPLEGTNIVALGTWNALAVIAIADRGKLLHAPDMYMDKLAVGPAAVGKVDINAPVLDNLRAVAKAKNKQIEDVVAVVLNKPRHQQLIEDIRAAGARIRLIQDGDVAAAMNTAFDDTGVDILFGIGGAPEGVLAAVALKCLGGEMQGKLVPKTDEEKERCAKMGITDFEKVLHMDDFCGGDDAIFAATGVTDGELLKGVQFKGSKALTQTVVMRAKSGTVRFIDGEHSLEKKPNLVMK, from the coding sequence ATGGAAAGAAGTTTATCAATGGAGTTAGTTCGTGTAACAGAGGCAGCTGCACTATCATCTGCCCGTTGGATGGGACGTGGCAAAAAGGATGAAGCAGACGATGCAGCGACGACTGCGATGAGAGACGTGTTTGATACGATCCCGATGCGTGGAAGAGTAGTAATTGGCGAAGGAGAAATGGACGAAGCGCCAATGCTATACATTGGTGAGAAGCTTGGAACCGGTGACGGTCCAGAGGTGGATGTGGCAGTTGACCCACTGGAAGGAACGAATATCGTTGCACTGGGAACCTGGAATGCTTTGGCGGTTATTGCCATTGCGGATCGTGGTAAGCTTCTTCACGCGCCGGATATGTATATGGACAAATTAGCGGTCGGTCCTGCAGCTGTCGGAAAAGTAGACATTAACGCTCCTGTTTTGGATAACTTGCGTGCCGTAGCAAAAGCCAAAAATAAACAAATAGAAGATGTAGTTGCCGTCGTATTAAACAAACCTCGTCATCAACAATTAATTGAAGACATCCGTGCAGCTGGTGCCCGTATTCGTTTAATTCAGGATGGCGATGTAGCAGCAGCTATGAATACGGCTTTTGATGATACTGGTGTGGACATCCTTTTCGGAATCGGAGGCGCACCGGAAGGAGTACTTGCAGCGGTCGCTTTAAAGTGCTTAGGCGGCGAAATGCAAGGCAAACTTGTACCGAAAACAGATGAAGAAAAAGAACGTTGTGCAAAAATGGGGATAACCGATTTCGAAAAAGTACTACATATGGATGATTTTTGTGGTGGCGATGATGCCATATTCGCAGCAACAGGTGTTACCGATGGGGAATTGCTGAAGGGCGTTCAATTTAAAGGGTCTAAAGCATTAACCCAAACGGTCGTTATGCGAGCCAAAAGTGGTACGGTTCGGTTTATTGACGGAGAACATAGCTTAGAGAAAAAGCCAAATCTCGTTATGAAATAA
- a CDS encoding UDP-N-acetylglucosamine 1-carboxyvinyltransferase, with translation MQKILVEGGRPLNGKVRISGAKNSAVALLPAAILADSKVIIEGLPKISDVDTLGHLLEEIGGTIDWRGQTIHIDPSNMTSMPLPNGKVKKLRASYYFMGAMLGRFKKAVIGLPGGCHLGPRPIDQHIKGFEALGAKVTNEQGAIYLRADELRGARIYLDVVSVGATINIMLAAVKAKGKTVIENAAKEPEIIDVATLLTSMGAKIKGAGTDVIRIEGVDQLTGCMHTIIPDRIEAGTYTILAAAQGEKVLIDNVIPQHLESLLAKLREMGVSIEEGEEQLLIQPGKEVKSVDIKTLVHPGFPTDLQQPFTSLLTRATGTGVVTDTIYQARFKHIDELRRMNAKIKVEGGSAIVSGPVQLEGAKVKASDLRAGAALIVAGLMADGITEITGLEHIDRGYENIVEKLTSLGANIWREEMSESEIEQFQNS, from the coding sequence GTGCAGAAAATACTAGTAGAAGGTGGAAGGCCTTTAAATGGTAAGGTACGAATTAGCGGAGCGAAGAATAGTGCAGTAGCTTTACTACCAGCTGCTATATTAGCCGATTCAAAGGTTATCATTGAAGGCCTACCTAAAATTTCAGATGTAGACACGTTAGGACATTTACTAGAGGAAATTGGAGGTACTATTGATTGGAGAGGACAAACCATCCATATTGATCCTTCCAACATGACCTCCATGCCATTGCCAAATGGCAAGGTGAAGAAGCTACGTGCATCCTACTATTTTATGGGCGCAATGCTTGGTCGCTTTAAAAAGGCCGTAATTGGATTGCCTGGAGGATGTCACCTAGGGCCAAGACCAATCGACCAACATATTAAGGGGTTCGAGGCGTTAGGTGCTAAGGTGACGAATGAACAAGGTGCAATTTACTTACGAGCTGACGAATTACGCGGAGCTCGAATTTATCTAGATGTTGTGAGTGTCGGTGCTACAATAAACATTATGCTCGCAGCAGTAAAAGCTAAAGGGAAAACAGTGATTGAAAATGCTGCAAAAGAGCCAGAAATTATTGATGTTGCTACATTGCTGACAAGCATGGGCGCTAAAATTAAAGGTGCCGGTACAGATGTGATTCGAATTGAAGGTGTAGATCAACTGACAGGATGCATGCATACGATTATTCCTGATCGTATAGAAGCAGGTACTTATACAATCTTAGCAGCTGCCCAAGGAGAAAAGGTGCTAATTGACAATGTCATTCCACAACACTTGGAATCCTTATTAGCTAAGCTAAGGGAAATGGGTGTGTCCATTGAAGAAGGGGAAGAGCAATTGCTCATCCAACCAGGTAAGGAAGTGAAGAGTGTGGATATTAAAACACTCGTACACCCTGGTTTTCCAACCGATTTGCAGCAGCCATTTACATCCCTATTAACAAGGGCAACAGGGACAGGTGTAGTAACAGATACCATTTATCAAGCTCGTTTTAAGCATATTGATGAGTTAAGACGGATGAATGCAAAGATTAAAGTGGAAGGCGGTTCCGCTATTGTGAGTGGACCTGTTCAACTCGAAGGTGCCAAAGTGAAAGCGAGTGACTTACGCGCTGGTGCTGCACTTATTGTTGCTGGTTTAATGGCGGACGGTATTACCGAGATTACGGGCCTTGAGCATATAGATAGAGGGTATGAAAATATTGTTGAGAAGCTTACATCATTAGGTGCCAATATATGGCGCGAAGAAATGTCTGAATCAGAAATCGAGCAATTCCAAAATTCATAA
- the fsa gene encoding fructose-6-phosphate aldolase — protein MKFFIDTANIEEIKEANALGILAGVTTNPSLVAKEGVSFHDRLREITEVVSGSVSAEVISEDAEGMIEEGKELAAIAPNITVKVPMTLEGLKAVKAFSDLNIKTNVTLIFNANQALLAARAGATYVSPFLGRLDDIGQNGLELISTIADIFDRHGIETEIIAASIRHPLHVTDAALFGAHIATVPFKVLAQLVKHPLTDQGIEKFLADWNKEK, from the coding sequence ATGAAGTTTTTCATTGATACGGCGAACATTGAGGAAATCAAAGAAGCAAATGCACTAGGTATTTTAGCTGGTGTAACGACGAATCCAAGCCTTGTTGCAAAAGAAGGAGTATCCTTCCACGACCGTTTGAGAGAAATTACCGAAGTGGTTTCAGGTTCTGTTAGCGCCGAAGTAATTTCAGAGGATGCAGAAGGTATGATTGAGGAAGGAAAGGAATTGGCCGCAATTGCTCCTAACATTACGGTGAAAGTACCGATGACATTAGAAGGATTAAAAGCTGTAAAAGCTTTTTCAGACCTAAATATAAAAACGAATGTAACACTTATTTTCAATGCGAATCAAGCTTTGCTTGCTGCTCGTGCTGGTGCTACATATGTGTCTCCTTTTTTAGGAAGATTAGATGATATTGGTCAAAATGGTTTAGAACTTATTTCTACTATTGCGGATATATTTGACCGTCATGGCATTGAAACGGAAATAATTGCAGCTTCCATTCGACATCCACTTCACGTAACAGATGCTGCGTTATTCGGTGCTCATATTGCAACCGTTCCATTTAAGGTGTTAGCACAACTAGTCAAGCATCCTTTAACAGACCAAGGAATCGAAAAATTTCTCGCTGATTGGAATAAAGAAAAGTAA